A stretch of Antennarius striatus isolate MH-2024 chromosome 6, ASM4005453v1, whole genome shotgun sequence DNA encodes these proteins:
- the aifm4 gene encoding apoptosis inducing factor mitochondria associated 4 has translation MKKHQEPGEQHEEVTQMVCLEADMQNGQMKEVTVGSQKVLLVRYQDQYSAIGTKCSHYNAPLAKGALVGGRVRCPFHGACFNVRTGDIEEYPGLDSLPCYQVKLQDGKVFVTIDRSSLKVSRRVKEMCSVNVDVKHTVLLIGGGPAALVCAETLRQNCYQGRIVMITKDNLPPYDKPKISKSLNAESSSVLLRSSEFYQQYGIEMWTEKEVVSVNPDDKVVKLNDGSCHLYDWLLISTGCRARPLSCPGWNLKGVKLLQNHEDAKEIHSSCLGQKTVVVGTSFIGMEVASYLSNKAASVAVVGTSRYPYERSLGPEIGKMCLEMLEQQKVKFYMNDGITEIKGESGKVKEVVLKSGTVLEADVVIAGIGVIPNSDFLAGSKLELDSCKAVIVDKFMRTNIPDIFCAGDVTAFPLTIRGDQRIRIGHWQMSQAQGRVAALNMLKKPTKIESVPFFWTVLLGKSIRYTGYGEGYTEIIFKGNVDERKFLAFYIREEVVVAAASLMFDPAVARLAELMATGKIITKAQAQADDLSWLQM, from the exons ATGAAGAAGCATCAAGAACCAGGTGAACAACATGAAGAGGTGACTCAGATGGTATGTCTGGAAGCTGACATGCAAAATGGACA GATGAAGGAAGTCACGGTGGGGTCCCAGAAGGTGTTGCTTGTCCGATACCAGGATCAGTACAGTGCTATTGGAACCAAGTGCTCTCATTACAATGCACCTCTTGCCAAAG GAGCGCTGGTGGGTGGCAGAGTGAGATGTCCTTTTCATGGTGCTTGCTTTAATGTCAGAACTGGGGACATCGAAGAGTATCCAGGCCTGGATTCTCTGCCGTGCTATCAG GTAAAACTTCAGGATGGCAAGGTTTTTGTTACCATCGACAGAAGT TCACTGAAGGTATCGAGGCGGGTGAAGGAGATGTGCAGTGTGAATGTAGATGTCAAACACACTGTTCTGCTCATAGGAGGAG GCCCTGCAGCCCTGGTCTGTGCTGAAACGCTCCGACAGAACTGCTACCAAGGACGAATAGTCATGATAACCAAAGACAACCTGCCGCCATATGACAAGCCCAAAATCAGTAAG tcTTTAAATGCAGAAAGCAGCAGCGTCCTCCTCAGGTCAAGTGAATTTTATCAACAGTATGGAATTGAAATGTGGACTGAGAAGGAG GTAGTGTCAGTGAACCCAGATGATAAGGTGGTGAAGCTGAACGATGGCAGTTGTCATCTTTATGACTGGCTTCTCATCTCAACTGGCTGCAG AGCGCGTCCACTCAGCTGTCCTGGATGGAACCTGAAGGGTGTAAAGCTGCTGCAGAATCATGAAGACGCCAAAGAGATTCACAGCTCCTGTCTGGGCCAGAAAACTGTTGTAGTGGGAACATCCTTCATAG gTATGGAGGTGGCATCTTACTTGTCAAACAAAGCTGCAAGTGTGGCTGTGGTTGGTACCTCCAGATACCCGTATGAGAGGTCTCTGGGGCCAGAGATCGGTAAAATGTGTCTGGAA ATGTTGGAGCAACAAAAGGTCAAATTCTACATGAATGATGGCATCACTGAAATTAAAGGGGAGAGTGGCAAG GTGAAGGAGGTCGTGCTGAAAAGCGGTACAGTCCTGGAAGCTGATGTAGTGATTGCTGGAATAG GCGTCATCCCCAATTCAGACTTCTTAGCAGGAAGCAAGTTGGAGCTGGATTCATGTAAAGCTGTGATTGTTGACAAG TTCATGAGGACCAATATACCAGATATCTTTTGCGCTGGTGATGTTACCGCTTTTCCACTGACCATTCGTGGTGACCAAAGGATCCGCATTGGTCACTGGCAAATGTCACAAGCTCAAG GAAGAGTAGCTGCACTAAACATGTTGAAGAAGCCAACCAAAATTGAGTCTGTTCCTTTCTTCTGGACTGTGTTGCTTGGGAAGAGTATCAGATACACAG GCTATGGGGAGGGATACACAGAAATCATATTCAAAGGCAACGTGGACGAGAGGAAATTTTTAGCATTTTACATAAG AGAAGAGGTGGTGGTAGCAGCGGCCAGCCTGATGTTTGATCCTGCTGTGGCCCGTCTCGCAGAACTGATGGCTACTGGCAAGATTATCACCAAAGCACAGGCTCA AGCTGATGACCTGAGTTGGCTGCAGATGTAA